In Haliotis asinina isolate JCU_RB_2024 chromosome 16, JCU_Hal_asi_v2, whole genome shotgun sequence, the following are encoded in one genomic region:
- the LOC137268696 gene encoding uncharacterized protein yields the protein MKPVLCLVLLPVLVFSSPSSKMDLLRNLLQKLERRQMEDATSFDEGTTYQVDTTEPPLTTQYFTDTSSTVTPEMASATVEDDMATPVYDMASTTTTHGDAKDMTTPCASEMAPREYVRQATEGVCMLLSFVKGQEHLRNVFGNNGGLSLISGLYGGLPTSPNPMKRLLSPKPIQRAPMRGNPDQSGPMGMLPKRPTDESFPWEEAEQKLSELCQLINSYSPEPLQLAEQLVKQMGGL from the exons TTCTCCTCGCCGTCCTCGAAGATGGACCTCCTGAGGAATCTGTTGCAGAAACTGGAAAGGAGGCAGATGGAAGACGCGACATCCTTTGACGAGGGTACAACGTATCAGGTCGACACCACTGAACCTCCCCTCACAACTCAATACTTCACTGACACCTCATCAACGGTCACCCccgagatggcatcagcgacagTTGAAGACGACATGGCAACACCTGTTTATGACATGGCGTCGACCACAACAACGCACGGCGATGCCAAAGATATGACAACTCCATGTGCTTCCG AAATGGCACCACGAGAGTACGTTAGACAAGCTACTGAAGGCGTGTGCATGCTGCTGTCGTTTGTGAAGGGACAAGAGCATCTCAGGAACGTATTTGGCAATAATGGAGGTCTATCTCTGATAAGTGGTCTTTATGGAGGGCTACCGACGTCCCCTAACCCCATGAAGAGGCTACTTAGTCCAAAGCCTATTCAGCGAGCTCCAATGAGAGGCAATCCAGACCAGTCCGGTCCAATGGGAATGTTACCCAAACGTCCCACTGACGAATCTTTCCCCTGGGAAGAGGCTGAACAGAAGCTCAGTGAACTGTGCCAGCTCATCAACAGTTACAGCCCTGAACCTCTGCAGCTGGCAGAGCAACTAGTGAAACAGATGGGAGGTCTGTAG